The proteins below come from a single Parageobacillus toebii NBRC 107807 genomic window:
- a CDS encoding RNA-guided endonuclease InsQ/TnpB family protein: MEKISPLSIQIHFRETLPHLHYTKFLTVPTPIVINGKGIKSINQYYNKQLSYFKSILKKQNGLDRSKRLEKLTLKQNNKIKDFMHKASRYVVNWCVKHNIDTVIIGKNDNWKQEINLGKRLNQSFVQIPYDMFIHQLQYKCEEVGIKIVLTDESYTSGTSFLDGEAPTKENYNKSRRIKRGLFRSNKGILINADVNGAYQIIKKVSPNAFANGVEGVGLHPVKLNVA; this comes from the coding sequence GTGGAGAAAATCAGTCCCCTATCAATTCAAATCCATTTCAGAGAAACCCTACCCCATTTACATTACACAAAATTCTTGACGGTACCAACACCGATTGTTATTAATGGCAAAGGTATCAAATCCATAAATCAATACTACAACAAACAATTATCATATTTTAAAAGCATTTTAAAGAAACAAAATGGACTAGATCGGAGTAAAAGATTAGAAAAATTAACATTAAAACAAAATAATAAGATTAAAGATTTCATGCACAAAGCAAGTAGATATGTTGTAAATTGGTGTGTTAAGCATAATATCGATACGGTTATTATTGGTAAAAATGACAATTGGAAACAAGAAATTAATTTAGGGAAACGATTAAATCAATCATTTGTACAAATTCCTTATGATATGTTTATTCATCAGTTGCAATACAAATGTGAAGAAGTTGGAATCAAGATTGTATTAACAGATGAATCATATACAAGTGGAACATCATTCTTGGATGGAGAAGCTCCAACCAAAGAAAATTATAATAAAAGTAGAAGAATTAAAAGAGGTTTGTTTAGAAGTAATAAAGGAATTTTAATTAATGCAGATGTAAATGGGGCTTATCAGATTATTAAGAAAGTATCTCCAAATGCGTTTGCAAATGGAGTAGAGGGTGTGGGGTTACACCCTGTTAAGCTCAATGTGGCTTAA